From the genome of Virgibacillus siamensis, one region includes:
- a CDS encoding Bax inhibitor-1/YccA family protein, producing the protein MAGIGSYSQTANPAWSNKAFRPGDFTSKRMTLQGTINRTFLLTMALLIAAAFTWNQSFNGNQSLVTGLLVFGLIAGFILALITIFIPKAAPFTSIPYALAEGLVLGGISARYESLYDGVTMQAALLTFGVLLLMLLFYKTGLIKVTKKFRIGVLCATGAIMLAYLITFIMRLFGVHDIFYMHSSGPIGILISVGIVIVAALNLALDFDLIERGVKRNAPKHMEWYGAFGLMVTLVWLYLEILRLISKLRR; encoded by the coding sequence ATGGCTGGGATTGGTTCTTATTCACAAACCGCAAATCCGGCATGGAGCAATAAAGCATTTCGACCGGGCGATTTCACTTCCAAGCGCATGACACTCCAGGGAACCATCAACAGGACCTTTTTACTTACAATGGCACTGCTTATCGCAGCAGCGTTTACCTGGAATCAGTCTTTCAACGGCAATCAATCATTGGTAACGGGGCTTCTTGTATTCGGACTGATTGCAGGGTTCATTCTTGCGCTTATTACCATATTTATACCGAAAGCCGCACCATTTACTTCCATCCCGTACGCATTGGCGGAGGGGCTGGTTCTTGGCGGTATTTCGGCAAGGTATGAATCACTTTATGATGGCGTAACGATGCAGGCTGCGTTATTGACATTTGGAGTATTACTCTTAATGCTCCTGTTTTATAAAACGGGGCTGATTAAGGTGACCAAAAAATTCCGGATCGGCGTGCTTTGTGCAACAGGAGCTATTATGCTTGCTTACCTGATAACCTTTATTATGCGGTTGTTTGGTGTGCATGATATTTTTTATATGCACAGCAGCGGACCAATCGGAATTTTGATAAGTGTCGGTATCGTTATTGTGGCTGCACTGAATCTTGCACTGGATTTTGATCTGATTGAAAGAGGTGTGAAGCGCAACGCCCCTAAGCATATGGAATGGTATGGAGCATTTGGGCTCATGGTAACACTGGTATGGCTGTACCTCGAAATTTTGCGTTTAATTTCCAAATTGAGAAGGTAA
- the tyrS gene encoding tyrosine--tRNA ligase, with the protein MDILKDLDKRNLIHQTTDDKGLKKHLDENQVTVYCGFDPTADSLHIGHLVPITMLKRFQRAGHRPIALIGGGTGMIGDPSGRSSERSLNEASVVKGYSEKIKQQLAKQLDFDNGSNAAVARNNHDWLASMTVIDFLRDAGKHFGINYMLGKESVSARIEQGISYTEFSYMILQSLDFMKLYEQENCTLQIGGSDQWGNITAGMELIRRSRENADDEINVFGLTVPLITKADGTKFGKTAGGAIWLDPDKTSPYEFYQFWVNTDDRDVMKFIKYFTFMDDEEMEHLQQELENHPEQRLAQKRLAEEMTKEVHSQEALEQAQRITASLFSGDLKELTGADIEQGFKDVPAFEMEKEDVGLIDLLVNSSISSSKRQAREDINNGAIYINGTREQDMKYVVTSDDRIDDKFTIIRRGKKKYFLIRYQ; encoded by the coding sequence ATGGATATTTTAAAGGATCTGGATAAGCGAAATCTTATTCATCAAACAACAGATGACAAAGGACTGAAAAAACATCTTGATGAGAATCAGGTGACTGTATATTGCGGGTTTGATCCAACAGCTGACAGTCTGCACATTGGGCATTTAGTACCGATCACCATGCTGAAGAGATTTCAGCGTGCAGGACACAGACCAATTGCTTTAATTGGCGGAGGGACTGGTATGATAGGTGATCCGAGTGGCCGCTCCAGTGAACGTTCCCTGAATGAAGCATCTGTTGTAAAAGGATATAGTGAAAAAATAAAGCAGCAACTTGCAAAGCAGCTTGATTTTGATAATGGATCAAATGCGGCTGTCGCAAGAAACAACCATGACTGGCTGGCCAGCATGACGGTTATTGACTTTCTTCGTGATGCGGGGAAGCATTTTGGCATTAACTACATGCTTGGGAAAGAATCCGTTTCCGCGAGAATTGAACAGGGTATATCTTACACTGAGTTCAGTTATATGATTTTGCAGTCACTGGACTTCATGAAATTGTATGAACAGGAAAACTGTACATTGCAAATAGGTGGAAGTGATCAGTGGGGAAATATAACAGCCGGTATGGAACTGATACGGAGATCAAGAGAAAATGCGGATGATGAAATAAATGTATTCGGATTGACCGTTCCATTGATTACGAAGGCAGATGGCACGAAATTCGGTAAAACCGCCGGTGGTGCAATTTGGCTTGATCCCGATAAAACGTCACCTTATGAGTTTTACCAATTCTGGGTGAATACCGATGATCGCGATGTTATGAAGTTTATAAAATACTTTACATTTATGGATGACGAAGAGATGGAACATTTGCAGCAGGAATTGGAGAACCATCCGGAACAACGTCTTGCACAGAAACGGCTGGCTGAAGAGATGACAAAGGAAGTGCATAGCCAGGAAGCACTGGAACAGGCACAGCGTATCACTGCGTCCTTATTCAGCGGTGACTTAAAGGAACTGACAGGGGCAGATATTGAACAGGGATTCAAAGATGTTCCGGCGTTTGAAATGGAGAAAGAGGATGTCGGTTTGATAGACCTGCTTGTAAACAGTTCGATATCTTCCTCCAAAAGACAGGCAAGGGAAGACATTAATAATGGCGCGATATACATTAATGGTACAAGGGAACAGGACATGAAATATGTCGTCACTTCAGATGATCGGATTGATGATAAATTTACGATTATCAGACGGGGCAAGAAAAAATATTTTCTGATTCGTTATCAATAA
- a CDS encoding transglycosylase domain-containing protein has product MNYKELLQKYMQKVKDAWHAGKIQRTSRITYDVLWNVILIFLIIGLIGFFFAGGLGAGYFASLVKDEPVRSYASMKKDIYNYEETSKLYFAGGNYFGDVRSDIHREEVSLDNVSDKLIQAVIATEDRNFRMHEGVVPKAIVRAVVQQVTNAPLQSGGSTLTQQLVKNQILTNEVSFERKAKEILIAMRLERFFDKGEILEAYLNIIPYGRDASGNNIAGIQTAAQGIFGKDASKLNLPQAAFLAGLPQSPSYYTPFKNSGGLKNKEGLQPGINRMKTVLERMLDASYITKKQYKKAINYDIVADFIEESKSTIEKYPYLTFEAEDRAKDIIMEYLAEQDGYSIKDLKKDEKLMEEYKILADRAMRKNGYKIHTTIDKKIHDKFKKIVKNYEQYGPTWTGDVVVNSETGETKTITQKIQTGGILIENSTGRIISFIGGRNYSQDNQINYMTAPRPNGSTMKPILDYAPAMEMGKIQPGTPIADVETQFYMPGMPKAWSPSNYIQGSYHGIVSARKALAKSYNIPAAKVYRKIVEQNPAKNFLIDKMGITTLTKGDQTNLSLSLGQPTYGISVEENTNAFSTFGNNGKFNDAYLIQKITTNDGKVIYKHKKKPVDVFSPQTNYLTIDMMRDVIDSGTATFLNSQLKYSGVDWAGKTGTSNFWQDTWFVGVNPNVTFGTWMGYEIPKSIKCAGCSLSYSNRNINLWAELINAASDIRPDLVAPQDNFERPSGIVSRSYCAISGMLPSELCKKAGLIQTDLFNAKYVPTKKDDSLIEGSYVMVNGQAVVAGPHTPAEFTQGNGLAFNPEFLKRKGWDRLNDLSKLFPRTNRDKWSKIGLPSSNVGSGSIDNDGKAPSAPSSVSVSGGNLSWSKSGSNDVVGYRIYKASSPGGSYSKVGSTTGTSYSVSGGGAYIVRAVDYFGMESSASKSAVSGNPSKKDDKDKGKPDKPNKPDKPDKPNKPDKPDKPDKPDKPDKPDKPDKPGNNGDNNGGNNDKPEDKKQNN; this is encoded by the coding sequence GTGAATTATAAAGAATTGCTTCAAAAATATATGCAGAAAGTAAAAGATGCCTGGCACGCTGGGAAAATTCAACGGACATCCAGAATTACCTATGATGTCCTATGGAACGTAATCCTGATTTTTCTTATTATTGGACTGATAGGTTTCTTTTTCGCTGGCGGATTAGGGGCAGGTTATTTTGCCTCCCTTGTAAAAGATGAGCCTGTTCGAAGTTACGCAAGTATGAAGAAAGATATTTATAACTATGAGGAGACGTCAAAACTATATTTTGCTGGCGGTAACTATTTTGGCGATGTACGTTCTGATATACATAGAGAAGAAGTCTCGCTTGATAATGTTTCCGATAAGCTGATTCAAGCTGTAATCGCAACAGAGGACAGGAACTTTAGAATGCATGAAGGAGTCGTGCCAAAAGCGATTGTCAGAGCGGTTGTACAACAGGTCACAAATGCTCCCTTACAATCAGGAGGAAGCACACTTACCCAGCAGCTTGTCAAAAACCAAATTCTGACAAATGAAGTATCTTTTGAACGAAAAGCAAAAGAAATATTAATTGCTATGCGGTTGGAGCGTTTTTTTGACAAAGGCGAAATACTGGAAGCCTATTTGAATATTATCCCATACGGACGCGATGCTTCCGGTAATAACATAGCCGGAATTCAAACCGCTGCACAAGGTATTTTTGGCAAAGATGCATCAAAGCTGAATTTACCACAAGCAGCCTTCCTGGCCGGGCTCCCGCAAAGCCCATCCTATTATACCCCATTTAAAAATAGTGGCGGATTAAAGAACAAAGAAGGATTGCAGCCTGGAATAAACAGAATGAAAACGGTACTTGAACGTATGCTTGATGCAAGTTATATTACAAAAAAACAATACAAAAAAGCAATAAACTATGATATTGTCGCCGATTTTATTGAAGAGTCAAAATCGACAATTGAAAAATATCCATACTTGACGTTTGAGGCAGAGGATCGTGCCAAAGATATCATTATGGAATACCTGGCTGAACAAGACGGATATTCTATAAAAGATCTGAAAAAAGATGAAAAATTGATGGAAGAGTACAAGATTCTTGCCGATCGTGCCATGCGTAAAAATGGTTATAAAATCCATACGACAATAGATAAGAAGATTCATGACAAATTTAAGAAAATCGTAAAAAACTATGAACAATATGGTCCTACCTGGACTGGCGATGTGGTTGTTAATTCAGAAACTGGTGAAACCAAAACAATCACCCAGAAAATCCAGACTGGTGGAATTCTGATTGAAAACAGCACCGGCAGAATTATTAGTTTCATAGGCGGCAGAAATTACAGTCAAGATAACCAGATTAACTATATGACGGCACCACGTCCAAATGGAAGTACAATGAAACCGATTCTTGATTATGCGCCGGCAATGGAAATGGGCAAAATCCAGCCGGGAACACCGATTGCCGATGTAGAAACGCAATTTTATATGCCAGGAATGCCAAAAGCCTGGAGCCCAAGCAACTATATCCAGGGTTCCTATCACGGAATCGTTTCAGCCCGTAAAGCATTGGCGAAATCCTATAACATTCCGGCAGCCAAAGTATACCGGAAAATTGTTGAACAAAATCCGGCCAAAAATTTCCTGATTGATAAAATGGGGATAACGACACTTACCAAAGGCGATCAGACAAACTTGTCCCTTTCTCTTGGACAGCCGACGTATGGAATAAGTGTGGAAGAAAACACGAACGCATTCAGTACATTTGGCAATAACGGGAAATTCAACGATGCTTACCTGATTCAAAAAATTACTACCAATGATGGAAAAGTAATTTACAAACATAAAAAAAAGCCTGTTGATGTATTTTCACCGCAAACAAACTATTTAACCATTGATATGATGCGTGATGTCATTGACAGTGGTACAGCAACATTCCTGAACTCGCAGTTAAAGTACAGCGGCGTTGACTGGGCAGGAAAAACCGGTACGTCAAACTTTTGGCAAGACACATGGTTTGTGGGTGTAAACCCAAATGTCACTTTCGGAACATGGATGGGATATGAAATTCCTAAATCAATCAAATGTGCAGGTTGTTCTCTTAGTTACAGTAACCGTAATATCAACCTGTGGGCTGAACTGATCAATGCGGCTTCAGACATTCGCCCTGACCTTGTGGCACCACAGGACAATTTTGAACGTCCAAGCGGTATTGTTTCCCGCAGTTATTGTGCCATTTCGGGAATGCTTCCATCTGAACTATGTAAAAAAGCCGGTCTGATTCAGACTGATCTGTTTAATGCCAAGTATGTGCCTACAAAGAAAGATGATAGTTTAATAGAAGGCTCCTATGTCATGGTTAATGGTCAGGCTGTAGTTGCAGGACCGCATACACCGGCTGAGTTTACACAAGGAAACGGACTTGCATTCAATCCGGAATTTTTGAAGCGAAAAGGTTGGGACAGACTGAATGATTTATCCAAGCTGTTCCCACGCACTAACCGGGATAAATGGTCCAAGATAGGCCTGCCATCATCCAATGTTGGTTCAGGTTCAATCGATAATGATGGTAAGGCACCTTCCGCCCCATCTTCTGTTTCCGTTTCAGGGGGAAATTTATCCTGGAGTAAATCCGGAAGCAATGATGTAGTTGGCTACCGGATTTATAAAGCATCCAGTCCTGGCGGTTCATACAGCAAAGTTGGAAGCACAACCGGAACAAGCTATTCCGTTTCAGGAGGCGGTGCTTATATCGTCCGTGCAGTGGATTATTTCGGAATGGAATCATCCGCATCAAAATCGGCTGTCTCCGGTAACCCATCCAAAAAGGACGATAAAGATAAAGGTAAGCCGGATAAGCCGAATAAACCTGATAAACCTGACAAGCCAAATAAACCGGATAAACCCGATAAGCCTGACAAGCCCGATAAACCGGATAAACCCGATAAGCCAGATAAACCAGGTAACAATGGAGATAATAATGGCGGTAATAACGATAAACCGGAAGATAAGAAACAAAACAACTAA
- a CDS encoding GNAT family N-acetyltransferase: MEHVKTYHSTERKTDKGSVIIEGPVPSSELQKYDFHEHLTAFRRAPQQFEAIKNIADFEEGRIIIARTENTIIGYVTYLHPDPLERWSEFKMEDLIELGAIEIIPEYRGAGIASGLLKLSMLDDYMENYIVISTEYYWHWDLDGTRLSVWDYRKVMEKMMAAGGLVPAPTDDPEIISHPANCLMVRIGNNVPESSIEQFDKLRFLQRHQYRNMREGL; encoded by the coding sequence GTGGAGCATGTTAAAACGTACCATTCAACAGAACGAAAAACTGATAAAGGCTCTGTCATAATTGAAGGGCCGGTCCCTTCTTCCGAGTTGCAGAAATACGATTTCCATGAACATTTAACAGCATTTCGACGCGCACCGCAACAATTCGAAGCAATCAAAAATATTGCCGACTTTGAAGAAGGACGCATCATTATTGCCAGGACTGAAAATACAATCATCGGGTATGTTACTTATTTGCATCCGGATCCACTGGAACGGTGGTCCGAATTTAAAATGGAAGATCTGATTGAACTTGGTGCAATTGAAATCATACCTGAATATCGGGGGGCCGGTATTGCATCCGGACTTCTGAAGCTATCGATGCTTGATGATTATATGGAAAATTACATTGTCATTTCCACTGAATACTATTGGCACTGGGATTTAGATGGTACGCGCCTCAGTGTTTGGGACTACCGAAAAGTGATGGAGAAGATGATGGCTGCAGGCGGACTTGTTCCCGCACCAACAGATGATCCGGAAATCATCTCCCATCCTGCAAACTGCCTGATGGTTAGAATTGGAAATAACGTACCGGAATCGTCCATTGAACAATTTGATAAACTCCGATTTTTACAACGGCATCAATACCGCAACATGAGGGAGGGGTTGTAA
- a CDS encoding acetoin utilization AcuB family protein, translated as MLVEEIMKTDVTALPPTALIAEALKLLHENKIRHIPIINEKKNVIGIVSDRDVRDASPSIFEKNKENTELQNEIHTIMSKPVVTVHPLDFVEEIAGIFYEEEFACLPVVSNDKLVGLITEKDMLHTLIKITGTNVQSSHIEVKVPHKPGILPEVAAIFGARKTNITSVLVYPYKDDPSYKILVFRIQTMNPLPVIHDIREAGYELIWPTADTGPNL; from the coding sequence ATGCTAGTTGAAGAGATTATGAAGACAGATGTAACAGCACTGCCGCCAACAGCACTGATTGCAGAGGCATTAAAACTGCTTCATGAAAACAAAATCCGTCACATCCCCATTATTAATGAAAAGAAAAATGTCATTGGAATTGTTTCCGATCGGGATGTCCGGGATGCGTCGCCATCAATTTTTGAAAAAAATAAAGAAAATACGGAACTGCAAAATGAAATTCATACGATTATGAGTAAACCGGTAGTTACTGTTCATCCTCTCGATTTTGTAGAGGAAATAGCCGGGATATTCTATGAGGAAGAATTTGCATGTCTTCCCGTGGTCAGCAATGATAAACTGGTTGGATTAATCACAGAGAAGGATATGCTTCATACGTTAATTAAAATCACCGGTACAAATGTTCAAAGCTCCCATATTGAAGTTAAAGTCCCGCATAAACCAGGGATTCTCCCTGAAGTTGCAGCAATATTTGGAGCCCGAAAAACCAACATAACATCTGTGTTAGTCTACCCATATAAAGATGATCCAAGCTATAAAATTCTTGTTTTCCGCATTCAGACTATGAATCCATTACCAGTTATTCATGATATCCGGGAAGCAGGATATGAGTTAATCTGGCCAACCGCTGATACGGGGCCAAACCTATGA
- a CDS encoding acetoin utilization protein AcuC: MTCNAAFVFSDAFLNYHFHSDHPFNQTRVLLSKALLEQSGLLTNENIIKPRKATMEELGLFHDVSFVEAVQKAGSGRLDPDEGLEYGLGTEDTPVFEGMHEASSYLVGGTLTAVDQVLQGNSEHALNLGGGLHHGFKRKASGFCIYNDGAVALKYIRKKYGLRALYIDTDAHHGDGVQWAFYDDPQVCTLSIHETGRYLFPGTGNVNERGIKEGHGFSFNIPIDAFTEDESFLQVYESAIRNIAAYFKPDVIITQNGADAHTYDPLTHLCTTMESYAKIPQLAHEIAHEYCEGRWIALGGGGYDMWRVVPRAWSQVWSVMKTGSEQIGPIPETWLRQWQPEAPVALPKNWHDDRSIVPNIPRKNEIMDKNANLLQNALKYTNHIQTER, from the coding sequence ATGACTTGCAATGCAGCCTTTGTTTTTTCAGATGCCTTTTTAAACTACCATTTTCATTCGGATCATCCTTTTAATCAGACACGGGTTCTATTATCAAAAGCGTTATTGGAACAATCCGGTCTGCTGACTAACGAAAATATCATTAAGCCGCGAAAAGCGACAATGGAAGAACTCGGTCTTTTTCATGATGTAAGTTTTGTTGAGGCGGTTCAGAAAGCTGGCAGTGGCAGACTCGACCCTGATGAAGGACTGGAATATGGACTTGGCACAGAAGATACACCTGTATTTGAAGGGATGCATGAAGCATCCAGTTATTTGGTTGGAGGTACCCTTACAGCGGTCGACCAGGTGTTGCAAGGCAACAGTGAACACGCACTCAATCTTGGCGGCGGCCTCCACCATGGGTTCAAGCGAAAAGCAAGTGGATTCTGTATTTATAATGATGGGGCAGTTGCGCTGAAATATATCCGTAAAAAGTATGGACTTCGGGCATTATATATTGACACAGATGCTCATCATGGTGATGGAGTACAATGGGCATTCTATGATGATCCACAGGTTTGTACATTATCAATCCATGAGACTGGCCGCTATCTTTTCCCCGGAACCGGAAATGTAAATGAACGCGGCATTAAAGAAGGCCACGGCTTTTCATTCAACATACCTATTGATGCATTTACAGAAGATGAATCTTTTTTGCAGGTTTATGAATCCGCCATACGGAATATTGCAGCCTATTTTAAGCCGGACGTTATCATAACACAGAACGGGGCTGACGCGCATACATACGATCCGCTCACCCATCTTTGCACTACAATGGAGAGTTACGCCAAAATACCACAACTGGCACATGAAATTGCTCATGAATATTGTGAGGGACGATGGATTGCCCTTGGCGGAGGCGGATATGATATGTGGCGGGTCGTTCCTCGTGCCTGGTCGCAAGTTTGGAGTGTCATGAAAACAGGATCTGAACAAATCGGCCCGATACCGGAAACGTGGCTTAGACAATGGCAGCCGGAAGCTCCTGTTGCACTGCCGAAAAACTGGCACGATGATAGAAGCATTGTTCCGAATATTCCACGCAAAAACGAAATTATGGATAAAAACGCGAATCTGCTGCAGAACGCTTTAAAGTATACCAATCATATACAAACGGAGAGATGA
- the ccpA gene encoding catabolite control protein A: protein MNITIYDVAREANVSMATVSRVVNGNPNVKPATRKKVLNTIEQLGYRPNAVARGLASKKTTTVGAIIPDISSIFFAELARGIEDIATMYKYNMILSNSDQNKDKELQLINTMLEKQVDGILFMGGNISKEHVDQFESSSIPVVLAATYDETDTIPSVNIDYEVAAYEATSFLIDNANDKIAFISGREDTLINQQKYKGYLRALREKSINIDDNYILEGDYTYNSGIKVVEELLALENRPTAVFVASDEMALGVIHGAQDKGYKVPEDLEVFGFDNTRLATMVRPTLSTIVQPMYDIGAVAMRLLTKFMNKEEVDEKKVVLPHRIVQRNSTK, encoded by the coding sequence ATGAACATAACAATTTATGATGTGGCAAGAGAAGCAAATGTATCGATGGCAACAGTATCAAGGGTAGTTAATGGAAATCCAAATGTAAAGCCTGCAACCCGTAAAAAAGTGCTGAACACCATTGAACAATTGGGATACAGGCCGAACGCCGTTGCCCGCGGACTGGCCAGTAAAAAAACGACAACGGTCGGGGCGATCATCCCGGACATTTCCAGCATCTTTTTTGCAGAACTTGCGAGAGGTATTGAAGACATTGCAACGATGTACAAGTACAATATGATCTTAAGTAACTCTGATCAAAACAAAGACAAAGAACTGCAGCTCATTAATACGATGCTGGAGAAACAGGTTGACGGTATTCTTTTTATGGGCGGTAACATTTCCAAAGAACATGTGGACCAATTCGAAAGTTCATCAATCCCGGTTGTTCTGGCAGCTACGTACGATGAAACAGACACAATTCCATCCGTTAATATCGATTATGAAGTAGCTGCTTACGAAGCCACCTCATTCTTGATTGATAATGCGAATGATAAAATTGCATTCATTTCCGGACGGGAGGATACGCTGATTAATCAGCAAAAATATAAAGGGTATCTGCGTGCGTTACGGGAAAAATCAATCAATATTGACGATAATTACATTCTGGAAGGTGACTATACCTATAATTCAGGAATAAAGGTTGTAGAAGAACTGCTCGCACTAGAGAACAGGCCGACAGCAGTTTTCGTGGCATCTGATGAAATGGCACTGGGCGTTATTCACGGTGCACAGGATAAAGGCTATAAAGTACCTGAAGATCTGGAAGTATTCGGATTTGATAATACGAGACTGGCAACAATGGTTCGTCCGACCCTGTCAACAATAGTCCAGCCTATGTATGATATTGGCGCGGTTGCTATGCGACTGTTGACGAAATTTATGAATAAAGAGGAAGTCGACGAGAAAAAGGTTGTTCTTCCACACCGAATTGTGCAAAGAAATTCAACAAAGTAA
- a CDS encoding bifunctional 3-deoxy-7-phosphoheptulonate synthase/chorismate mutase — protein MSQNELEQLRENLDRINMELLDLIIERGKTAQQIGKVKNKQSIKRFDPVRERKMLDKLSEKNNGPFDNSTIEHIFKEIFKASLELQEDDHRKALLVSRKMKPEDTVIDIKGEKFGDGNTHNIFGPCAVESYDQVAEVAKAIKRNGNKLLRGGAFKPRTSPYDFQGLGLEGLQILKKVADEFDLAVVSEIVNPAHIEEAADYIDVIQIGARNMQNFELLKAAGEVDKPVLLKRGLSATISEFINAAEYIISRGNGNIILCERGIRTYEKATRNTLDISAVPILKQETHLPVMVDVTHSTGRRDILLPTAKAALAIGADGVMAEVHPDPAVALSDAAQQMDIPTFDTFNKELEAFSNRK, from the coding sequence ATGAGCCAAAATGAATTGGAACAACTGCGTGAGAATCTTGACAGGATTAATATGGAGTTGCTGGATCTTATCATTGAGCGTGGGAAAACAGCACAACAAATCGGTAAAGTGAAAAATAAACAGAGCATTAAGCGGTTTGATCCGGTCAGAGAACGGAAAATGCTTGATAAACTTTCCGAAAAGAATAATGGACCATTTGACAATTCCACGATTGAACATATTTTTAAAGAGATTTTTAAAGCAAGTCTGGAATTGCAAGAAGATGATCACCGAAAAGCTTTACTGGTTTCCAGAAAAATGAAGCCTGAGGATACGGTTATCGACATTAAAGGGGAAAAGTTCGGTGATGGGAACACGCATAATATTTTCGGACCATGTGCGGTGGAAAGTTATGATCAGGTTGCAGAAGTAGCCAAGGCAATTAAACGCAATGGAAATAAACTGTTACGGGGCGGCGCATTCAAACCAAGAACTTCTCCATATGATTTCCAAGGTCTTGGACTGGAAGGTTTGCAAATTTTGAAGAAGGTGGCAGATGAGTTTGATCTCGCTGTCGTCAGTGAAATTGTTAACCCAGCCCATATCGAAGAAGCGGCCGATTATATTGACGTCATTCAAATCGGTGCACGCAATATGCAAAACTTTGAATTGTTAAAAGCTGCAGGGGAAGTTGATAAGCCCGTGTTGCTGAAACGCGGTTTGTCAGCAACTATTTCAGAATTCATTAATGCTGCTGAATACATCATCTCCCGTGGCAATGGAAATATTATTCTTTGTGAGCGTGGTATTCGTACGTATGAAAAGGCTACTAGAAATACACTTGATATTTCTGCGGTGCCAATTCTTAAACAGGAAACACACTTGCCGGTTATGGTTGATGTCACACACTCAACGGGACGCAGGGATATATTGCTGCCAACCGCAAAGGCAGCCCTTGCAATCGGTGCTGACGGGGTGATGGCGGAGGTTCACCCTGATCCAGCAGTTGCATTATCCGATGCTGCCCAACAGATGGATATCCCGACATTTGATACGTTTAACAAAGAATTGGAAGCATTTTCGAATCGCAAGTAG